A portion of the Bubalus kerabau isolate K-KA32 ecotype Philippines breed swamp buffalo chromosome 1, PCC_UOA_SB_1v2, whole genome shotgun sequence genome contains these proteins:
- the KRT1 gene encoding keratin, type II cytoskeletal 1 translates to MSRHFSSRSGYRCGGGGGGFSSGSAGVVSYQRRSTSSSVRRSGGGGGRFSGGVCGGGAGGGFGSRSLVNLGGSKSISISVARGGGRGSFGGGYGGGYGGGGFGGGGFGGGGFGGGGFGVGGIGGGFGGGGFGGGGFGGGGFPVCPGGIQEVTINQSLLQPLNVEIDPEIQKIKSREREQIKSLNNQFASFIDKVRFLEQQNQVLQTKWELLQQINTSTRTYSLEPLFEAYIGRLRRTVDQLKSDQSRLDSELKSMQDLVEDYRRKYEDEINKRTSAENEFVGIKKDVDAAYITKVDLQAKFDSLLQEIDFYKTLYQAELSQMQTHISDTNVILSMDNNRNLDLNSIIDEVKAQYEEIAQRSKAEAEALYQTKYEELQITAGQHGDSLRNTKMEISELNRVIQRLRSEIDSVKKQISSLQQAISDAEQRGENAIKDAQNKLNELEDALQKAKEDMARLLRDYQELMNTKLALDVEIATYRTLLEGEESRMSGECVPNVSVSVSTSHTSISGGGGRGGVGFSSGGGGYGSGGGGGYGSGGGGGYGSGGGGGYGSGGGSSGSRRGGSGGGGGSSGGSFVSSGGRASSTKTSSGSSSVKFVSTSYSRGPR, encoded by the exons ATGAGTCGACACTTTAGCTCCAGGTCCGGGTACCGTTGTGGCGGTGGAGGAGGGGGCTTTAGCTCTGGCTCTGCAGGGGTGGTCAGCTACCAGCGCAGGTCCACCAGCAGCTCTGTGCGCCGCAGTGGGGGAGGTGGTGGgagattttctggtggagtgtgtggcggtggtgctggtggtggttttgGAAGTCGGAGTCTCGTTAACCTTGGTGGCAGCAAAAGCATCTCCATTAGTGTGGCCAGAGGAGGTGGACGTGGCAGTTTCGGTGGTGGTTATGGTGGCGGTTATGGCGGTGGTGGCTTTGGGGGTGGCGGTTTCGGTGGTGGTGGCTTTGGGGGCGGCGGTTTTGGAGTTGGTGGCATTGGGGGTGGCTTTGGGGGTGGTGGTTTTGGCGGAGGTGGTTTTGGTGGGGGCGGTTTTCCTGTCTGCCCTGGTGGCATACAGGAAGTCACCATCAACCAGAGCCTTCTGCAACCCCTCAATGTGGAAATTGATCCTGAGATCCAAAAAATAAAGAGTCGAGAAAGGGAGCAGATCAAGTCCCTCAACAACCAGTTTGCCTCCTTCATCGACAAG GTGAGATTCCTGGAGCAGCAGAACCAGGTGCTTCAAACAAAATGGGAACTGCTGCAGCAGATAAACACCTCCACCAGGACCTACAGCTTAGAGCCCCTCTTTGAGGCATACATCGGCCGTCTTAGAAGGACTGTGGACCAACTGAAGAGCGACCAGTCTCGGCTGGATTCAGAATTGAAGAGCATGCAAGATCTGGTGGAAGATTATAGGAGAAA GTACGAGGATGAGATCAACAAGCGGACAAGTGCAGAGAATGAGTTTGTGGGCATCAAGAAG GATGTGGACGCTGCTTACATCACCAAGGTGGACCTTCAAGCCAAATTTGACAGCTTGCTTCAGGAAATTGATTTCTACAAAACACTCTACCAAGCA GAGCTCTCTCAGATGCAGACTCATATCAGCGATACCAATGTTATCCTTTCCATGGACAACAACCGCAATCTGGACCTGAACAGCATCATTGATGAAGTCAAAGCCCAATATGAAGAGATTGCCCAGAGGAGCAAAGCTGAGGCTGAGGCCCTGTACCAGACCAAG TATGAAGAGCTCCAGATCACTGCTGGGCAACATGGAGACAGCTTGAGAAATACAAAGATGGAGATTTCTGAGTTGAATCGGGTTATCCAAAGACTTAGATCTGAGATTGACAGTGTCAAGAAGCAG ATCTCTTCACTGCAACAGGccattagtgatgctgagcaacGTGGTGAGAACGCTATTAAGGATGCCCAGAACAAGCTGAATGAGCTGGAGGATGCCCTGCAGAAGGCCAAGGAGGACATGGCCCGCCTGCTGCGCGACTACCAGGAACTGATGAACACCAAGCTGGCCCTGGATGTGGAGATTGCCACCTATAGGACCCTCCTGGAAGGAGAGGAAAGCAG gATGTCTGGAGAGTGTGTCCCGAACGTGAGTGTGT CTGTGAGCACCAGTCACACCAGCATCAGCGGCGGCGGTGGCCGAGGAGGCGTTGGTTTTAGCTCCGGTGGCGGCGGCTACGGTTCCGGAGGTGGCGGCGGCTACGGCTCTGGAGGAGGCGGCGGCTACGGCTCCGGAGGAGGCGGCGGCTACGGTTCTGGAGGAGGCAGCAGTGGGAGCCGTAGAGGTGGCTCTGGAGGAGGCGGTGGCAGCTCTGGAGGCAGCTTCGTCTCCTCTGGAGGTCGGGCATCCAGCACCAAGACCTCCAGTGGCAGTTCCAGTGTGAAGTTTGTTTCCACCAGCTATTCCAGAGGGCCCAGATAA